AGAAAGTCTGATACTGATCAAGGAAATGGTCAGTTGTCTTTCACACCAGTGCCCCCAACAGACTCAAACATGAACATTTTCTGTGTTtcatgtaaaaatatatagaaaatatGATTAGGTTATGTTTGTAGAATGAGTGTAAAAGACCAGCAGGTAATGTGAAACATATGAGACATTAAACCTGAGGATGAAAAGGTGCTCATCTTGGGTCAGCTGTGttcttgatttttgttttaattatgcaCTGGTTTGTTCCATAACCATAAGTTGACAGGATTCCTACATAATACCTCTGTGATCTATTTTTGTAACATGTCATATGTAGGCTCATGCAGTGTGTCATATAATCATGTGAGATGATACCAGGTgggctctgtgtgtctctctgcaGTCATGCTCCCAGTAGATGCTGGTCTGTACATCGGCACAGCAGCTGATCTGAATGACAGACAGTCGTTGGCTGATGCAGGCATCACTCACATCctgtctgtggactctgtggacccCAGCCCGCTGATTCCTACTGATGGCAATGTCTTCACTAAGTGGATCAATGTCTTGGATGAGGAAACCTCAGACCTCCTCAGTCATATGGATGACTGCTTCTTGTTCATTAAATCTGCTATTGATGAAAACAGGGCTGCACTGGTTCACTGGTAAGAGGTCAACGACAGGCTTTGGtgtgtttcatttcttttcttctgttccaTGTCACCCTCTGTGAGTTTACATAAAGTATTTTATGTGACTTATtactaaagggaaaaaaaatggttACTACCTCTGTAATGGAAGTAAtgttttatcatcatttgttGATCTGTCAAGGATGAGCCAGGTTGGTTGTAGAGCATAAAAATGGGGCAAtcctgctttttattttttctaacatGATAACATGGGATGTTTTGCTCCTTGAAGACAGAGATAGAGGGAGTAAGGAGGAGCCTCCTTCCTCACTATTTGAGCTCTCAACTAGGAGAACTATTGCACCATTTCACTCTAACACACAGCACTTGTGCTTTATTGTGGCTTTTCACTCTGTTGTCCCACTGTCGATCTCATTTTCtgccatttttttgtcttttttgcacaAGATAAACTTTATTCCAGTGCTGATTGGCAATATTGTGCAGAAGTTGATACATAaaatgagttttgtttttgtatccTTACTTCTGTGTGCCAGTCAGGCTGGTCGGAGTCGAAGTGCCACAGTTGTAACTGCTTTCTTAATGAAGAGATACCAGCTGGGCTTCACAGAGGCTTATGACAGACTGAAGAGGGTCAAACAGGATGTGCAGTAAGTTTGTTTGTTGTGATAGTCTTTGTGCTTTGGCATGTGCTAAAGGCTCCTATTCTAAGGAACAAGCACTGGTATCTCAGTGAAATAAGTTTTCTTTCATTTGGATGAACCAAACTTTTGATAGTATAATTTAGATTTAGATTAAACAGAAAATAACTGGGCTGTTTTGTGGTGTTCAGGGTCAACAGTGGCTTCGAAGAGCAGTTATGTCTATACGAGACCATGCAGTGTGAAGTGGACACGTCCAGTCCTCTTTACAAACAGTACAGACTGACCAAGCTCACAGAGAAGTACCCTGgtaaacacatttaaaatgtaatgtttttaagATCAAcgctttttcattcatttttactcACTCATTTGTATCTTTTGTATGTGATCAGAGCTGCAGCAGGTTCCCCGGGAGCTGTTTGCTGTCGATCCTGCCAACACCAGCTCCTCTGAAGTGTCCTATCGCTGCAGGAAATGCAGGTGACACCAGCTGAATGGAGCCCCCGCATAGGTTTTTCTTATATCCTGAATATGATttagtatatattttttaataaccAGATTCTTCACTTCAATGTTTGTCTAAATTAataaataggttttttttttttaataactaacCTCTTGATTAGGTGCAtttacataatttttatgttGTAAAATGTGGTTTGGAGTCACTGTGGATTTAAATTTGTGTCAATGTGATCAAATAAAACATcttaaatatcaaattaaattgAGAGAATAAAACTCAATGATGCGAAGATTATCATTTGAAAACTAAAACTTACAGAAAATGTATTTGTGCATTCACCAAAACTATTTGTCTTTGACTTTTAATGATATGTCTTTTTATTCAGTATTCTTCTGCTTTCTTCTCGACCCTCAGCCTTTTGCACTCACTGTTGCTTTGTGGTTAAACTACCACATTTCTCATTTGCACTGTCTTGTTTGTTGATCAAACAAAAATTACTCAGATGGGCAGGTTTTGTTGAGGAGTATGTCCCCATTGGCTAAAGTTAAGATACAAATAACCACAAGTGTCCCATTTTAATTATTAGATTTATATGTAAATGTGagataaatacaaaatagaaCAACATAATGACTGATATGAAGAAGACAGGCTTTCAGTACTACTAACTAACCACATCCAGATTTCCAAAGCACAGAAATTATATCAATATTTGTCTCATCTGAGAGAGAAAGGACAGGCATCTTTTAGAAAATGTTGGAATATTAAACTTGTCCTATATGTGTTTTTAGTTGTAGGTTCAAGGTGATTATACACACAGAACTTCACTCATCTAAACACTATCTGAAGCTTACATGCATGTAGTTGTAGTTTCCTCATAGTTTTCTGTTGGACACTTTCTCCTTTGCAGACGGACTCTGTTCCGTGACTCCAGTCTACTCAGTCACCCTGTAGGAGACGGCGCTTCGTCTTTCAGCCACAAAAAGTCGAGTAACCTCACTGGTAACATCTACTCACACAAATTAAAcctatttttacagtttttttaggtgcatttttcacatttctgCACATGACGTATTACCTATATTCTGCTGTCAATtcaaaatattaaattataatgAAATCTAATGTTAACTCAGGTTTCAGACTAAAAGTGCAGATGATGCTCAAGTCAAACTAATGAACATTTAACTTATCATAAGCAGTGATGTTCAATATGGTGTTTTCCAGGTGAAGTACAGTGTACATCATATTTCATTGAGCCAGTGCAGTGGATGGAACAGGCTTTACTTGGTGTGATGGATGGACAGGTAATTCTAATGAAATCCTACCAGTTATGTTTCCACCTCACTCAGGCATGAGTCTTATAAATTGAGTACGTATG
The DNA window shown above is from Sphaeramia orbicularis chromosome 17, fSphaOr1.1, whole genome shotgun sequence and carries:
- the dusp12 gene encoding dual specificity protein phosphatase 12, with translation MLPVDAGLYIGTAADLNDRQSLADAGITHILSVDSVDPSPLIPTDGNVFTKWINVLDEETSDLLSHMDDCFLFIKSAIDENRAALVHCQAGRSRSATVVTAFLMKRYQLGFTEAYDRLKRVKQDVQVNSGFEEQLCLYETMQCEVDTSSPLYKQYRLTKLTEKYPELQQVPRELFAVDPANTSSSEVSYRCRKCRRTLFRDSSLLSHPVGDGASSFSHKKSSNLTGEVQCTSYFIEPVQWMEQALLGVMDGQLLCPKCSSKLGSFNWCGDQCSCGRWVTPAFQLHRNRVDEIRQINIHK